The sequence acagtataaatataaaaagcttAATTTAATATCATTGTTTAACTTCTACTCAACTAACTTTTACAATTGATTAAACTTATAACTATTGCACACAAGGATGGGTTGAGGATTCCATAAATAGATCAACTTCTATGGGAAGTTGTGTTAGAAATCAGGTGGTGGATATTAAAAGGATAAGCATGGGATGGAACAGAAGCATTGTATGCAATATTGGCCAAAATTATATTAGCAGCCTCAGTCGGACGATACCCATCCCAGTAAAAGTAATCCTTTCTATTATTGCAACTCTTTCCCATACTATAACACATCCCATCCAAGTCTGTTTCACAACATGTTTTTCCAATGTTCTTGAAACCTGCATATGGACatgtataaataaataattcacTAATGGAAATGATGAGCAAGcatatttcaatttattgatTCCATGTATCATTCTAGGAGTATTGTAGAATTTCTCAGAAAAGTAAGAATATATACCTTGATAAGCTTGAGAAGTTTCGATATAGGTGAATTGTGCATTTTTTGTGTAATTGTTAAGATTAAAAACCATGGTTCGGAGCTTGCTATTATATAGTTGAATATCTTTGTTAATTACAGATATACACTTATGCTCATCTTGATTACTTCCATTTCCATACATTCTAATAGCAGAAGGACTGCAACCTAAAGAAGGAAGTCCAAACACCACAACTTTCTTTGCTCCAGAATTGTGCAAATTCTGTagattatataaataattaagaaaAGATAACCTATAATgggtaattaaataataataaatgaatTTATTACTTACAAGTAAGTGAGTGAAAAAGAAATGATCAACAAGGTACTGCGCAAATCGATCAGGTGATTGTCTTGGAGTTGGGTCTGAGCCATCATTGTTAGGAATGTAATTGTTGAAGACATCATTACTGCCAATTTCAACTGAGTATAAACATCTTTGTAGGTATTGTTTAGTCATGTTTTTACTTCCAAGAATCTTGCTTATACGGCGAACTATTTTCTTGTGGTATTTTAGTTGTTGGCCTAAACTTATGGAATTTACCTGCATTGCCCATTAATATCATCATTAATCCAAATAACTTAATTTACCTAGAATAACAAATACTTTTACAAaatgaatttttcaatttataaataataatatcagTGAAgtataattttgtaattttcttattcACTTTAAAAGATCATCTAAAACCTcagttattaattaatcaatattgGATCCTTAGCAAATATCAATCACTAAATTTACCTTGCTTCCTGCAATTTCCGACTGCAGTATTGCACCAGAAGATGCATAGTTCACGCCTTTTAGCATTTGTCGGTTAGTTCCAACTATTCTATAAGGGCGAATGTAATCCTTCATCCCAATTTTTTCAACTGTTATGAAAAAATTCAAATGAAAATATTAAGAATTCGACCATGAACTAATTAAGCTTTAGCTATCTAATTggctaaaatttaaaattaattcattaattaattaaaagaggctgaaaggaaaaaaaatcaaacctaTTATATCAACCATGATTTTTCCATTACTGAATCTTCCTGTAGGGCCATCAAGAAAATCAATTCCATATGGCAAGTAATTGGATTTAAAAGTATCAAGACCATTATCATTTCCATTAGCAGAAAATGAATCTCCAAAAATGAAATAACAAGGAACTTGTTCATGTTGATTTTGTAGTTGTCGTTTTGTTTTTCTATAGACAATTAAATCTTGCATGTTGAGAACTAATACAACATATGCAAACCAGCAATGTCTTAATTGCTGAGACATCCTTCCGTGCACTAGTTTATATAATAATGTGGGTCAAGATGGAAAGTAAACCTTGTGATAGCAAAAAGAAGAATACaaattcttatatttatattaatacatTACTTGTAAGAATAGTAATAAGTAGATGTTTAATCTTGTGGTTTTAAAAAATACAGCATGTAATTGAGTTATTAATAACAAATAAacttttaccaaaaaaataCTATTCTTGGAAAACCTTTTTCACCTTTACAGCATGTAAAAAACCATCTTGAAATTAAGAAGAAAAATCAATGAACACCTAAGATAATTGAATGTCTTAGAACTTTccattgttattttttattttagttattttatatTGTACCAATCCAATATGAATcacaaaaagatataaaataaagaaatacgGTAGAAATTTGCTTCTAATGTTTTTCAAAAGTTTAGATATACTCTTTTAGAATAGGTTTAAAATAAACTCGATCCTTACTGAAATGCCAAACGATATCATTTTGGCCTATGTTATGTCCGAAATACCCAATTCTTCACACATTGGAGAAATTATAAGGTGTTATGTTAGTTCCAAATAGATTTTCTACTTGGAACTAACAACTAATAAGAATACCATCGTCTTATATATATGAAGATAGATGGATGGAAAAGATAAGAATCATCCTTTAGCCACCCCGATAAAATGGATAGGCACCAACTTTCTATCACTGCATTTGTCTTCGGATTTGTCCCGAAGTCCAAGTCCCTTCTAGTGCAGCTAGcctttatattatttataatattttcttatttagattcatcttttttattattttttaaaatattttattattatcactTAAAATTATATTCATTGAGTTTTTGCTGAATGGGTTAAGTATTAAATTATAGTTTGCTACATATTTATTGTTCATAATCacaatttagttttcattttaattagttttttaaATACAAATATATTAATTGTACAAGGTGGGCTAGGTTAGATTTGAAAATTAGTTCCTTTAGCGTGGTCTAGCTCTGTTTGAACTCAATGTGAATATAGTGTGAGTTGGACAATATACTTACTTAACAAGGCTATTTAGACCCGGCTCGACTTATGAATAGATATAAGTAATAGTAATAATTATGTAATCGAGAAGCATTAATGTAGATGAATTTGGCACCAGGTGTGTTGCCATTGAATTGATCAACAAGAGGCTTGACCTTATTATTGAAAATCTGATTAGCATTCACGTTGGCTTCACTTTGTTTGATCCATGTGTTGGTTCAAGTACGCCCCAGATTGAACTTGGTGACACTAGTGGGAAAATGGCCTTTAGTGCCGCTTGATTACCGACGGTTTATCTAATTAACCGATGCTACTAAAGGTAATTAGGGTCGGTTGTTTCAAATAACCGACTCCAATGATGCCTTATTGGCGACGGCTAATACAATTCACTGACACCAAAGATCAATATTTCGAGCTTGTTATGAATTGAGGGTCACTAGCGTCGGTTCTTTACAAATAACCGATGCTAATAACCCTAATAATTAGGGTCAGTAGTTTCTAACCGATGCCAATTAGATTATTTAACTGTACACACTACGAGTGATAGGTGAAAACATTAATCTAAAGAGTGGAATTGACATACAAGTCATTAGAAACAACAACTATTCAACATTTTAAGTGCAGTCCATAGACTTCAAGTTCTGTGAACAAATTGCGCTAACTTGTTTATATGAATATTGTGCAGATCTAATTAGAATCGATAGGGGCACTTGAAGTATATCAAAGGCACCCTTCAAATTTGCTAATCATTTCATACAGAACATATACACttgtatttaattttcgttattgaaattttcttttcaaaatttAATAGGGTTCACATTAAATATGTGATCATGAATCTGTTTTAAAAATATAGATTTATATGCTAATATGATGTTAATGTTGATACGAAACCATTAAATCCCTAATTTGCAAGCAATGTTCAAAAGTAAGTAAACGCAGAATTAGGAAATAAGTTACTCGGTAGATTTATACCGGTTCAACCTCTTGTCCAGTCCTCAGAatttcttcttctgagctttaatgcactaatgaactctttcacgggtagagcacaaaccttttacaatagataGAGCTTAAGTAAAGTATCTTCCTTTACAACAACACCCAACTATCTACTCTCATGTTACTTGCTTATAACCAAAGCAATAACAGAGCTTCTGATTTACAATAGCAAATGATTCTGATATAGAAATCAATTGAACTTCTCTCTCTACTAaattacacaaatatgaaaatgaatGTGTATAGCAATTTGCTCTAGTTTTTCACTTGAAAGTTTTACCTCTTTTTTTCATGAAGATAAGTTGTGAAAATGAACTTTGGAGTTGGCTTTTAGTGGAGCATTTGGAGAAGAACGGTTTGAATATCAAAAGAGCCGTTTGGAAGGAAATGTCTTCTATCTTCTGTCTTCTGATGTGCTTTTGTCCACTGTGCCAATTTATCCACATAAGAAAAGTTTCAATTTACAAAATCCGACTTCTATCGATTGTTAAGTCACGGGTCAATGATCGTCTTCTGACTTCTGGTATTGCAGACTTGCAATCTGAATCTTTCCTCAGTTGGTTGATAGAGAGACATTTGTGTGACAGGGTCTTCTGTCTTTTTGCTTCTTTTGGAACAACTTGAGTGGACAGGTTGTCAACGCCCTTTAGTTCCGGTTCTGGCTTCTAGGTTCTGGGTCAGACTTAAGGTTTGGGCCTTTAATTGATTTAAGGCTTTTTAAGTTGTCTTTGATTTTATGCTTAAGTTAGAATAAACACTTAATAAACACATTAGCATAAAacaacttaatttaattctgaaATTAAATATCTTGGGGATCTAATTCCTTAATAGTTATTTTTCATAACTAGAAACTCTATGGAAATTGTGTTTTAGCAAAATGCACATCATGTAAATAGTTATACCATCATCATTATCCACTTTTTTGTTTCAGTTTAACAATACTCCTTTTGATTTAGAGTTTTCTAAATAGCATTAGAAATCAATTTAGCAATAACATTGAAGCAACCATTTTATTCTGCTTAAGTCCTTTTAAAATGCAAATGCACACATATCTTAATTCTAAACTCactgttttttttaatgaattct comes from Euphorbia lathyris chromosome 8, ddEupLath1.1, whole genome shotgun sequence and encodes:
- the LOC136203845 gene encoding GDSL esterase/lipase At1g29670-like, which translates into the protein MSQQLRHCWFAYVVLVLNMQDLIVYRKTKRQLQNQHEQVPCYFIFGDSFSANGNDNGLDTFKSNYLPYGIDFLDGPTGRFSNGKIMVDIIVEKIGMKDYIRPYRIVGTNRQMLKGVNYASSGAILQSEIAGSKVNSISLGQQLKYHKKIVRRISKILGSKNMTKQYLQRCLYSVEIGSNDVFNNYIPNNDGSDPTPRQSPDRFAQYLVDHFFFTHLLNLHNSGAKKVVVFGLPSLGCSPSAIRMYGNGSNQDEHKCISVINKDIQLYNSKLRTMVFNLNNYTKNAQFTYIETSQAYQGFKNIGKTCCETDLDGMCYSMGKSCNNRKDYFYWDGYRPTEAANIILANIAYNASVPSHAYPFNIHHLISNTTSHRS